In Gemmatimonadota bacterium, a single window of DNA contains:
- a CDS encoding protein phosphatase, whose protein sequence is MLRNFTWIIPRRLAGMALPTSALRGRGGAAADPALAQEADPALVQDLMRLKEQGVRTVVSLTREPLHEGTLDHCGIHSLHIPVEDMTAPSPEQIRRAVEFIDEHVEQGGVVVHCMAGIGRTGTVLAGYLVWRGSTPEAAIAEIRNSRPGSVETFDQESSIFRFAESMAGHKA, encoded by the coding sequence ATGCTGAGAAACTTCACCTGGATCATACCCCGTCGGCTGGCCGGCATGGCCCTGCCGACGAGCGCCCTTCGAGGTCGCGGGGGCGCCGCGGCGGACCCCGCGCTGGCGCAGGAGGCGGACCCCGCACTGGTGCAGGACCTGATGCGCCTGAAGGAACAGGGCGTGCGCACCGTGGTGTCCCTGACGCGCGAACCGCTCCACGAAGGGACACTGGACCACTGCGGGATCCACAGCCTGCACATTCCCGTGGAGGACATGACGGCGCCTTCTCCGGAACAGATCCGCCGGGCTGTTGAGTTTATCGATGAGCATGTGGAACAGGGCGGCGTGGTCGTGCACTGCATGGCGGGCATAGGCCGCACCGGAACCGTGCTGGCCGGGTATCTCGTCTGGCGGGGTTCCACGCCCGAAGCCGCCATAGCGGAAATCAGAAACAGCCGGCCCGGGTCGGTGGAGACCTTCGACCAGGAATCGTCGATCTTCCGGTTCGCCGAATCCATGGCCGGGCATAAAGCGTAA
- a CDS encoding sugar phosphate isomerase/epimerase — protein sequence MFTIAVITDEVSQDLDRVIAFARDFNLDGIEIRSIWDKPPQDLDDDEIARIRDRTGEAGLAVVGVAPPFYKCDIDDDASCSEHLDILRRSIRVARRLDTPLVRVFAFWKQDPLDHFWDRIVDRFLEPVRIADGEGVVLGLENEMSTMIGTGAETRRLIDVLDTPVVKPLWDPCNELFDDEGHAPYPDGYDHIRSDMYHMHIKDGARGTDGGYVNVPMCEGEIDYRGQFADLAEQDYEGCVSLETHWRIGPEQIEQTLLELPGGKQFSEAGEAASRICMRNTLDLLADLGVTRA from the coding sequence ATGTTCACGATCGCGGTAATCACCGACGAAGTATCCCAGGACCTGGACAGGGTCATCGCATTCGCCCGTGATTTCAACCTGGACGGGATCGAGATCCGATCGATCTGGGACAAGCCGCCCCAGGATCTCGACGACGACGAGATCGCCCGGATCAGGGACCGGACCGGTGAAGCCGGACTGGCGGTCGTCGGCGTGGCGCCACCCTTCTACAAGTGCGACATAGACGACGACGCCTCCTGCAGCGAACATCTCGATATCCTACGCAGGAGCATACGGGTCGCCCGGCGATTGGACACGCCGCTGGTCCGCGTCTTCGCCTTCTGGAAACAGGATCCCCTCGATCATTTCTGGGACCGGATTGTCGACCGGTTCCTTGAACCTGTCCGTATCGCCGACGGCGAGGGCGTCGTGCTGGGACTGGAAAACGAAATGTCCACCATGATCGGCACCGGCGCGGAAACCCGGCGTTTGATCGACGTCCTGGATACACCAGTCGTCAAACCCCTCTGGGATCCCTGCAACGAACTGTTCGACGACGAAGGTCACGCGCCTTATCCCGACGGCTACGATCACATCCGGTCGGACATGTATCACATGCACATCAAGGATGGGGCACGGGGCACGGACGGGGGGTATGTCAATGTTCCCATGTGCGAAGGCGAAATAGACTACCGCGGCCAGTTCGCCGACCTGGCCGAGCAGGACTACGAGGGTTGCGTGTCACTCGAGACCCACTGGCGCATCGGACCGGAGCAGATCGAACAGACCCTGCTTGAACTGCCTGGTGGAAAACAGTTTTCGGAGGCCGGTGAAGCGGCCTCCAGGATCTGCATGCGGAACACGCTGGACCTCCTGGCCGACCTGGGCGTAACCCGGGCGTGA